A single region of the Stenotrophomonas sp. Marseille-Q4652 genome encodes:
- a CDS encoding nucleotidyltransferase domain-containing protein codes for MNLLFGQTRQAVLAVLLLQPEASFHLRELARLTGSHAGTLGRELEKLVGAGLLVRCEQGNQVRYQANRACLLYDELAAMFRKTHGAVPVLREVLAPLASAIEAAWIFGSVARGTEVSGSDVDLLVLGDVGFADIVRAIHPAQVELGREINPVVYSGQEFRRRLAAGDAFAKELLDGPKLMVIGDRDDIGEPAGDPPAADARG; via the coding sequence ATGAACCTTCTTTTCGGCCAGACCCGCCAGGCGGTTCTGGCCGTCCTGCTGCTGCAGCCGGAGGCCAGCTTCCACCTTCGTGAGCTGGCCAGGCTCACCGGCAGCCACGCGGGCACGCTGGGGCGTGAGTTGGAGAAGCTGGTCGGCGCCGGGCTGCTGGTCCGGTGCGAGCAGGGTAACCAGGTGCGCTACCAGGCCAACCGGGCGTGCCTGCTGTACGACGAGCTGGCAGCGATGTTCCGCAAGACCCATGGCGCCGTGCCGGTGCTGCGCGAGGTGCTTGCGCCGCTGGCCTCCGCGATCGAGGCGGCCTGGATATTCGGATCCGTGGCCCGGGGTACGGAAGTGTCCGGCAGCGATGTGGACCTGCTGGTGCTTGGGGACGTGGGGTTTGCCGACATCGTGCGCGCCATCCACCCGGCGCAGGTCGAACTGGGTCGGGAGATCAATCCTGTGGTGTACTCGGGCCAGGAGTTCCGGCGGAGGCTGGCCGCAGGCGATGCATTTGCCAAGGAGCTGCTGGACGGGCCGAAGTTGATGGTGATAGGGGACAGGGATGACATTGGAGAACCTGCTGGCGATCCGCCAGCTGCAGACGCACGCGGCTGA
- a CDS encoding DNA-binding protein, whose product MTLENLLAIRQLQTHAAEPAAIRKLLEAARRNLADARVESISADNRFDAAYKCAMQCAMLGLWARGYRTSTSQPGHHQTAIQCLGHTMGVASEDIIVLDALRRKRNLSDYEGDPVSEATLAEALSQAARLLAHTEAWLRANQPDTMGDA is encoded by the coding sequence ATGACATTGGAGAACCTGCTGGCGATCCGCCAGCTGCAGACGCACGCGGCTGAGCCGGCTGCGATTCGGAAGCTGCTGGAAGCGGCACGCCGCAACCTGGCCGATGCGCGGGTGGAGAGCATCAGTGCGGACAACCGCTTCGACGCGGCCTACAAGTGCGCGATGCAATGCGCGATGCTCGGGCTGTGGGCGCGGGGCTACCGTACCTCCACCAGCCAGCCGGGCCACCACCAGACCGCGATCCAGTGCCTGGGGCACACGATGGGCGTTGCGTCCGAAGACATCATCGTGCTCGATGCCTTGCGCAGGAAGCGCAACCTGAGCGACTACGAAGGTGACCCGGTCTCCGAGGCCACGCTGGCCGAAGCGCTATCGCAAGCCGCTCGGCTGCTGGCGCACACCGAAGCGTGGCTGCGCGCCAACCAGCCCGACACGATGGGGGATGCATGA
- a CDS encoding DEAD/DEAH box helicase family protein — MQRIRKNLDERGTLEVLRRGVEMVGLKRPLSLVQFRPALSLNPVTEQLYAANRLRVVRQVKHSPNRPNDCVDLVLFVNGIAVATAELKSDFTQSVGDAVDQYRFDRDLHPKGGLAEPLLAFPGGALVHFAVSQSEVMMTTRLAGAGTTFLPFNRGNAGGAGNPPDPEGAATRYLWEEVWGRDSWLEILGRYLIGKRDSKKQLKTIIFPRYHQLDATRKLVADVRASVPGQRYLIQHSAGSGKTNSIAWSAHFLADLHDAANAKMFDSVLVVSDRTVLDSQLQEAIFDFERTTGVVASITSEQGSKSAQLGEALKAGKKIIVCTIQTFPFALKAVQELAATEGKRFAVIADEAHSSQTGQAAAKLKELLSAKEWEELQDGGEVDTETLLAAQMEARSAQSGLTYVAFTATPKAKTLELFGRPGPDGLPQPFHVYSMRQAIEEGFILDVLRNYTPYSLAFRLAHNGKEFDNAEVERSTAMKGIMQWVRLHPYNIAAKVQVVVEHYRENVQPLLEGRAKAMVVVASRREAVRWQKAIRTYIASQGYPLDVLVAFSGEVDDPESFPEPVAEGSALLNPGLKGRDIREAFTLPEYQLLLVANKFQTGFDQPLLCGMYVDKKLGGIQAVQTLSRLNRAHPGKDTTYILDFQNDTDEILQAFRTYYETAELEATTDPNMVLDLRAKLDAAGHYDQYEVERVAKVELDPDAKQSQLVAAIQPVADRLLKRYQSAAHALATAEAAGDGQAAGEAKDTLDALLLFKGDMGAFNRIYAFLSQMFDYGNTDIEKRFLFYRRLLPLLEFGRERDTVDLSKVVLTHHTLRSRGAQALSLPGAEAYPLSPMDGVGSGGVREKEQAYLSEIIERVNGLFEGQITDEDQLQYVNGAIKGKLLQNATLVRQAADNSKEQFGNSPDLTRALVDAIIDAFEAHATMSQQALDSPRVQQGLKDILLGPGQLYETLRARGTSGQVAASAR; from the coding sequence GTGCAGCGCATCCGCAAGAACCTGGACGAACGCGGCACCCTGGAGGTGCTGCGTCGCGGGGTGGAGATGGTGGGGCTCAAGCGTCCGCTGTCACTGGTGCAGTTCCGCCCAGCCCTCTCGCTGAACCCGGTGACCGAGCAGCTCTACGCAGCCAACCGGCTGCGCGTGGTGCGCCAGGTCAAGCACTCGCCCAACAGGCCCAATGACTGTGTCGACCTGGTGTTGTTCGTCAACGGCATCGCCGTGGCCACGGCGGAGCTGAAATCCGACTTCACCCAGTCTGTCGGGGATGCGGTCGACCAGTACCGGTTCGATCGTGACCTGCATCCCAAGGGCGGCTTGGCGGAGCCGCTGCTGGCCTTCCCCGGAGGGGCGCTGGTGCATTTCGCCGTAAGCCAGTCCGAAGTGATGATGACGACCCGGCTTGCGGGCGCTGGGACGACCTTCCTGCCGTTCAATCGCGGCAATGCCGGCGGTGCAGGCAATCCGCCGGATCCCGAGGGCGCGGCCACCCGTTACCTGTGGGAGGAGGTTTGGGGCCGGGACAGCTGGCTGGAAATCCTGGGGCGCTACCTGATCGGAAAGCGCGACAGCAAGAAGCAGCTGAAGACGATCATCTTCCCGCGTTACCACCAGTTGGATGCGACCCGGAAGCTGGTGGCCGATGTGCGCGCCAGTGTCCCGGGACAGCGCTATCTGATCCAGCACTCGGCCGGTTCTGGAAAAACCAACTCGATCGCCTGGTCGGCACACTTCCTCGCCGACCTGCATGATGCCGCCAATGCGAAGATGTTCGACAGCGTCCTGGTGGTGTCCGATCGCACGGTGCTGGACTCGCAATTGCAGGAAGCGATCTTCGACTTCGAGCGCACAACCGGGGTTGTGGCTTCCATTACAAGCGAGCAAGGTAGCAAGAGCGCCCAGCTGGGTGAGGCGCTCAAGGCTGGCAAGAAGATCATCGTCTGCACCATCCAGACTTTCCCGTTTGCGCTCAAGGCCGTACAGGAGCTGGCAGCTACCGAGGGGAAGAGGTTTGCGGTCATTGCCGACGAGGCGCACAGCTCGCAGACCGGGCAGGCGGCAGCGAAGCTCAAGGAGCTGCTGAGCGCGAAGGAATGGGAAGAACTGCAGGACGGCGGCGAGGTCGACACCGAAACGCTGCTTGCTGCACAGATGGAGGCACGCAGTGCCCAGTCCGGTCTGACTTACGTTGCCTTCACCGCCACCCCCAAGGCCAAGACGCTCGAACTGTTCGGACGCCCCGGGCCCGACGGCCTGCCGCAGCCGTTCCATGTGTACTCGATGCGCCAGGCCATCGAGGAAGGTTTCATTCTCGATGTCCTGAGGAACTACACGCCCTACAGCCTGGCTTTCCGGCTGGCCCACAACGGCAAGGAATTCGACAACGCCGAGGTGGAGCGCAGCACGGCCATGAAGGGGATCATGCAGTGGGTTCGCCTGCACCCCTACAACATTGCCGCCAAGGTGCAGGTGGTGGTGGAACATTACCGCGAGAACGTGCAGCCGCTTCTGGAGGGCCGGGCCAAGGCCATGGTGGTGGTGGCCTCGCGCCGCGAGGCAGTGCGATGGCAGAAGGCCATACGCACCTATATCGCGAGCCAGGGATATCCGCTGGACGTGCTGGTCGCTTTTTCGGGAGAGGTCGACGACCCCGAAAGTTTCCCAGAGCCGGTCGCCGAAGGTAGTGCGCTGCTCAACCCCGGCCTGAAGGGACGTGATATCCGCGAGGCATTCACGCTGCCGGAGTATCAACTGCTGCTGGTCGCCAACAAGTTCCAGACCGGGTTTGACCAGCCGTTGCTGTGCGGCATGTACGTGGACAAGAAGCTGGGTGGCATCCAGGCGGTGCAGACCCTGTCGCGGCTCAACCGGGCCCATCCTGGCAAGGACACCACCTACATCCTCGACTTCCAGAACGACACCGACGAGATCCTGCAGGCATTCCGCACCTACTACGAGACTGCCGAACTGGAGGCGACCACCGACCCCAATATGGTCCTGGACCTGCGGGCCAAGCTTGACGCGGCTGGCCACTACGACCAGTACGAGGTCGAGCGGGTGGCGAAGGTGGAGCTGGACCCGGATGCAAAGCAGTCACAACTGGTGGCTGCGATCCAGCCGGTGGCCGACCGGTTGCTCAAGCGCTACCAATCCGCCGCCCATGCCTTGGCCACGGCCGAGGCGGCAGGCGATGGCCAGGCAGCCGGCGAAGCGAAGGACACGCTGGACGCCCTGCTGTTGTTCAAGGGCGACATGGGTGCGTTCAACCGGATCTACGCGTTCTTGTCGCAGATGTTCGATTACGGCAACACCGACATCGAAAAACGCTTCCTGTTCTACCGCCGGCTGCTGCCCCTGCTGGAGTTCGGGCGCGAGCGCGACACCGTGGATCTGTCCAAAGTGGTGCTCACTCACCACACGCTGCGCAGTCGGGGGGCGCAGGCACTCAGTCTGCCCGGTGCCGAGGCGTACCCATTGTCACCAATGGATGGCGTGGGCAGCGGTGGCGTGCGGGAAAAGGAGCAGGCGTACCTCTCCGAGATCATCGAGCGAGTCAACGGGCTGTTCGAGGGACAGATCACGGACGAGGACCAGCTGCAGTACGTAAACGGGGCCATCAAGGGCAAGCTGTTGCAGAACGCGACCCTTGTGCGGCAAGCAGCCGACAATTCCAAGGAGCAATTTGGCAATTCTCCGGACCTGACCCGCGCGTTGGTGGACGCCATTATCGATGCCTTCGAGGCCCATGCCACGATGAGCCAGCAGGCGCTGGATTCCCCACGTGTCCAGCAGGGCCTGAAAGACATCCTCCTGGGGCCGGGGCAGCTGTACGAAACGCTGCGTGCGAGGGGAACTTCCGGCCAGGTCGCTGCCTCGGCCCGCTGA
- a CDS encoding cation transporter, with protein sequence MSIAQRPTPRALPPEQREALHRAERLCRWTLLWMSLVSITMYLVMGGSQAMKTALVEDVLSLVPSIAFLVASRFRRKGVDEEYITGRERAFDINFLISAVALTGVGLALVYDGVHTLLTATRPVVGSVVIAGHVLWQGWLMMAVLALSAVPPVILGHKKLALARKLSLKPLHTDADVSKADWMTAAAGIVGVAGIGMGWWWADAVAALVIAGSILRDGAGNLRAAVRDLHDARPQTLDRSDPDPLPERLCERISALPWVHGCAVRLHEEGFRLSGVVLLDNPQVSLEQAEEIRSVARALHWRLDRIEVAVGNGGD encoded by the coding sequence ATGAGTATTGCCCAACGCCCCACCCCACGCGCCCTGCCGCCGGAACAGCGCGAGGCCCTGCACCGCGCCGAGCGCCTGTGCCGCTGGACCCTGCTGTGGATGTCGCTGGTCTCGATCACCATGTACCTGGTCATGGGCGGTTCGCAGGCGATGAAGACCGCGCTGGTCGAGGACGTGCTGAGCCTGGTGCCGTCCATCGCCTTTCTCGTGGCCAGCCGCTTCCGCCGCAAGGGCGTGGACGAGGAGTACATCACCGGACGCGAGCGCGCCTTCGACATCAACTTCCTGATCTCGGCCGTGGCCCTGACCGGCGTCGGCCTGGCGCTGGTCTACGACGGCGTGCATACCCTGCTCACCGCCACGCGGCCGGTGGTCGGCAGCGTGGTCATCGCCGGCCACGTGCTGTGGCAGGGCTGGCTGATGATGGCGGTACTGGCGCTGTCCGCCGTGCCTCCAGTGATCCTGGGCCACAAGAAACTGGCGCTGGCCAGGAAGCTCAGCCTCAAGCCGCTGCATACCGATGCCGACGTCAGCAAGGCCGACTGGATGACGGCCGCCGCCGGCATCGTCGGCGTGGCCGGCATCGGCATGGGCTGGTGGTGGGCCGATGCGGTGGCCGCGCTGGTGATCGCCGGCAGCATCCTGCGCGACGGCGCCGGCAACCTGCGCGCCGCCGTGCGCGACCTGCACGATGCCCGCCCGCAGACCCTGGACCGCAGCGATCCCGATCCCCTGCCCGAGCGCCTGTGCGAGCGCATCAGCGCCCTGCCCTGGGTCCACGGCTGCGCGGTGCGCCTGCACGAGGAAGGCTTCCGCCTCTCCGGCGTGGTGCTGCTGGACAATCCGCAGGTCAGCCTCGAACAGGCCGAGGAGATCCGCAGCGTCGCCCGTGCCCTGCACTGGCGGCTGGACCGGATCGAGGTGGCGGTGGGGAACGGGGGCGACTGA
- a CDS encoding ABC transporter substrate-binding protein produces the protein MLLLLALLGLPGCDRYPRDADGLSEQAASHGMRVGASHDPPWVIVGADGSVSGEEAALLERFAESRGYRVIWQPGAHEALMRELQHARLHAVIGGHHPDTPWKPDVGWSRPHGLRAGPHGPMPERRIALPPGQSAWQLAVDTWLVEHEGAR, from the coding sequence ATGCTTTTGCTGCTTGCCCTGCTCGGTCTGCCCGGTTGCGACCGCTACCCGCGCGATGCCGACGGGCTGAGCGAACAGGCCGCCAGCCACGGCATGCGCGTGGGCGCCAGCCACGATCCGCCGTGGGTGATCGTCGGCGCCGATGGCTCGGTCAGCGGCGAGGAGGCCGCCCTGCTCGAGCGCTTCGCCGAATCGCGCGGCTACCGTGTGATCTGGCAGCCGGGCGCGCACGAAGCGCTGATGCGCGAGCTGCAGCACGCGCGCCTCCATGCGGTGATCGGTGGCCACCACCCGGACACGCCGTGGAAGCCGGATGTGGGCTGGTCGCGCCCGCATGGCCTGCGCGCTGGGCCGCACGGCCCCATGCCCGAGCGTCGCATTGCCCTGCCGCCGGGGCAGTCGGCCTGGCAGCTGGCCGTGGACACCTGGCTGGTCGAACACGAGGGCGCGCGATGA
- a CDS encoding thioredoxin family protein, which produces MSGYATHYLDTEPARADVDARAETLLLEFGAPWCGHCQAAQPAIRALVGEYPQLEHLRIEDGRGKPLGRSFRVKLWPTLVLMRGGEELARVVRPVSDADLAPLREVLAAG; this is translated from the coding sequence ATGAGCGGTTACGCAACGCATTACCTGGACACCGAACCCGCCCGTGCCGACGTGGATGCACGCGCGGAAACCCTGCTGCTGGAATTCGGCGCGCCGTGGTGCGGCCACTGCCAGGCCGCGCAGCCGGCAATCCGCGCGCTGGTCGGTGAATACCCGCAGCTGGAACACCTGCGGATCGAGGACGGCCGCGGCAAGCCGCTGGGCCGCTCGTTCCGGGTCAAGCTGTGGCCGACGCTGGTGCTGATGCGCGGTGGCGAGGAGCTGGCACGCGTGGTGCGGCCGGTCTCCGATGCGGACCTGGCGCCGCTGCGCGAGGTGTTGGCTGCGGGGTGA
- a CDS encoding ATPase domain-containing protein yields the protein MQHGSGQQIGKRISTGNPGLDDILGGGLDPDRLYLYEGRPGAGKTTLALEFLLEGARRGERVLYITLSESQRELQLVAERHGWDLSGVEVIEMAPSEAMLEQEQEITLLHPAEAELGQTTRLILDRVEQVNPSRVVIDSLSELRLLAQNSLRYRRQVLALKQFFANRNCTVVLLDDMTSSEGDLQLHSISHGVVLLEQLVIDYGAERRRLRVIKMRGMDFRGGFHDMKIVRGGIEVYPRLVASEHHTIFTGDFAPSGNPGLDMMLGGGLERGTNALLIGPAGVGKSSLALTYAMAAAGRGDRTALFAFDEGRGTIVARAQALGLDLLPAMEQGLVMFQQIDPAEMSPGEFASIVRRRVDEDGVRLVVIDSLNGYLNAMPDGRFLILQMHELLTFLAQQGVVTLLVLAQHGMVGPVDAPLDLSYLSDAVLMLRYFEHAGRVRRAMSVVKKRSGYHEQSIREFQLGQRGLVVGPPLTDFRGVLAGVPTYTGDGMPLLPGEEHAAG from the coding sequence ATGCAGCACGGCTCCGGCCAACAGATTGGCAAGCGTATTTCCACCGGCAACCCGGGCCTGGATGACATCCTCGGCGGCGGGCTGGATCCGGACCGGCTCTATCTCTACGAAGGCCGCCCGGGCGCCGGCAAGACCACCCTGGCACTGGAGTTCCTGCTCGAGGGCGCGCGGCGTGGCGAGCGGGTGCTCTACATCACGCTGTCCGAAAGCCAGCGCGAACTGCAGCTTGTGGCCGAGCGCCATGGCTGGGACCTGTCGGGGGTGGAAGTCATCGAGATGGCCCCTTCCGAGGCCATGCTCGAACAGGAGCAGGAGATCACCCTGCTGCACCCGGCCGAAGCGGAGCTGGGGCAGACGACCCGCTTGATCCTGGACCGGGTGGAACAGGTCAATCCCAGCCGGGTGGTCATCGACAGCCTGTCCGAGCTGCGCCTGCTTGCGCAGAACTCGCTGCGCTATCGCCGCCAGGTGCTGGCGCTCAAGCAGTTCTTCGCCAACCGCAACTGCACGGTGGTGCTGCTGGATGACATGACCTCGTCCGAGGGCGACCTGCAGTTGCATTCGATTTCCCACGGTGTGGTGCTGCTGGAGCAGCTGGTGATCGACTACGGCGCCGAACGCCGCCGCCTGCGCGTGATCAAGATGCGCGGGATGGACTTCCGTGGCGGTTTCCACGACATGAAGATCGTGCGCGGTGGCATCGAGGTATACCCGCGGCTGGTGGCGTCCGAGCACCACACGATATTCACCGGAGACTTTGCCCCCAGCGGCAATCCCGGCCTGGACATGATGCTGGGCGGCGGGCTGGAACGTGGCACCAATGCGCTGCTGATCGGCCCGGCCGGTGTCGGCAAGTCCTCGCTGGCATTGACCTACGCCATGGCCGCTGCCGGGCGCGGCGACCGCACCGCGCTGTTCGCCTTCGACGAGGGACGCGGCACGATCGTGGCGCGCGCCCAGGCCCTGGGCCTGGACCTGCTGCCGGCGATGGAGCAGGGGCTGGTGATGTTCCAGCAGATCGACCCGGCGGAAATGTCGCCCGGCGAGTTCGCGTCCATCGTGCGCCGGCGGGTAGATGAGGACGGCGTCCGGCTGGTGGTGATCGACAGCCTCAACGGCTACCTCAACGCCATGCCGGACGGGCGCTTCCTTATCCTGCAGATGCACGAACTGCTGACGTTCCTGGCCCAGCAGGGCGTGGTGACACTGCTGGTGCTGGCCCAGCACGGCATGGTCGGTCCGGTCGACGCACCGCTGGACCTGAGCTACCTGAGCGATGCGGTGCTGATGCTGCGTTACTTCGAGCATGCAGGCCGGGTGAGGCGGGCGATGTCGGTGGTGAAGAAGCGCAGCGGTTACCACGAGCAAAGCATCCGCGAATTCCAGCTGGGCCAGCGCGGGCTGGTGGTGGGGCCGCCGCTTACCGACTTCAGAGGTGTACTGGCGGGCGTGCCGACCTACACAGGTGATGGGATGCCCTTGTTGCCAGGCGAAGAACATGCCGCTGGATGA
- a CDS encoding ATP-binding protein, with translation MPLDDAPVLVFAPTGRDATAAFDLLQRAGIAARICRDHAHLLNELDGAAAVFVAEEGMVGQPAEGLAHWVENQPPWSDLPFVMLTSRVDHPRAAAWRQEQVERLGNVALLERPVQPITLISVIKAALRARARQLEVRALLDARAAAAATLEAQVEQRTAQLHEANGRLREEMDRRARIELSLRHAQKMEALGQLTGGVAHDFNNLLMVISAGLDMLDTTDDPARRERFIEAMRQASARGASLTRQLLTFSRRHALHAEAALLPALLDNMGELLDRSLRGDVTVNVQLAPDLWPVHVDAGEFEIALLNLAVNARDAMSGSGCLTIRAENVIEQVDGQAQEMVRLEVRDTGAGMSEAVKARVFEPFFTTKDVGKGSGLGLAQVYGFAQQSGGRVDIDSAPGKGTAIVLLLPRSPHPLPLDRTPPARKQAPAETPGHCVLLVEDEQEVASLVQEMLRSIGCEVVHAMSARAALGALANGRHIDLVFSDVMMPGGTNGIDLAREVRQRRPELPILLTSGFADSIGSQAQELDIPVLRKPYSLEDLRAAVQQQLQKVHEH, from the coding sequence ATGCCGCTGGATGACGCCCCCGTCCTGGTGTTCGCCCCCACCGGGCGCGATGCCACTGCAGCGTTCGACCTCCTCCAACGGGCCGGCATCGCCGCCCGCATCTGCCGCGACCATGCGCACCTGCTGAACGAGCTGGACGGAGCCGCGGCCGTCTTTGTCGCCGAGGAGGGGATGGTCGGCCAGCCGGCGGAGGGCCTTGCCCACTGGGTTGAAAACCAGCCTCCGTGGTCGGACCTGCCGTTTGTGATGCTGACCAGCCGCGTGGACCATCCACGGGCTGCTGCCTGGCGGCAGGAGCAGGTCGAGCGCCTGGGCAACGTGGCGCTGCTGGAACGTCCGGTCCAGCCCATCACCCTGATCAGCGTGATCAAGGCGGCTTTGCGCGCACGCGCCCGCCAGCTGGAGGTGCGCGCGTTGCTGGATGCACGCGCGGCCGCGGCGGCGACCCTGGAAGCCCAGGTGGAGCAGCGCACCGCCCAGCTGCACGAGGCCAACGGACGCCTGCGCGAGGAGATGGACCGCCGCGCGCGGATCGAGCTGTCGTTGCGTCATGCACAGAAGATGGAAGCGCTGGGCCAGCTCACCGGTGGCGTGGCGCACGACTTCAACAACCTGCTGATGGTGATCAGCGCCGGGCTGGACATGCTGGATACCACCGATGATCCGGCACGCCGCGAGCGCTTCATCGAGGCGATGCGCCAGGCCAGTGCCCGCGGCGCATCGCTCACCCGTCAGTTGCTGACGTTCTCGCGGCGCCACGCCCTGCATGCCGAAGCGGCGCTGCTGCCCGCATTGCTCGACAACATGGGCGAACTGCTGGACCGCAGCCTGCGCGGCGATGTGACGGTAAACGTGCAGCTGGCACCGGACCTGTGGCCGGTGCATGTCGATGCGGGCGAGTTCGAGATCGCCCTGCTCAACCTGGCCGTCAACGCGCGCGATGCGATGAGCGGCAGTGGATGCCTCACCATCCGCGCGGAAAACGTGATCGAACAGGTGGACGGGCAGGCGCAGGAAATGGTGCGGCTGGAAGTGCGCGACACCGGCGCGGGCATGAGCGAGGCGGTCAAGGCACGCGTGTTCGAGCCGTTCTTCACCACCAAGGATGTCGGCAAGGGCTCGGGCCTGGGGCTGGCCCAGGTGTATGGCTTTGCCCAGCAGTCCGGTGGGCGGGTGGACATCGATTCGGCGCCGGGCAAGGGCACGGCGATCGTGCTGTTGCTGCCGCGCTCGCCGCACCCGTTGCCGCTGGACCGCACTCCGCCGGCGAGGAAGCAGGCGCCGGCCGAAACGCCCGGCCACTGCGTGCTGCTGGTGGAGGACGAGCAGGAGGTGGCCAGCCTGGTCCAGGAAATGCTGCGCTCCATCGGCTGCGAGGTGGTGCACGCGATGAGCGCGCGTGCGGCGTTGGGGGCGCTGGCCAACGGCCGCCATATCGACCTGGTGTTCTCCGACGTGATGATGCCCGGCGGTACCAATGGCATCGACCTGGCGCGGGAAGTACGCCAGCGCCGGCCGGAACTGCCGATCCTGCTCACCAGCGGCTTCGCCGACTCGATCGGCTCGCAGGCGCAGGAACTGGACATCCCGGTGCTGCGCAAGCCGTACTCACTGGAGGACCTGCGCGCGGCGGTCCAGCAGCAGTTGCAGAAGGTGCACGAGCACTAG
- a CDS encoding MATE family efflux transporter, producing the protein MTVASTAHADPLTRAGIARRAWPIILANASVPLLGLVDTAVIGHYGSTADLGALALGALLFNFVYWSFGFLRMATTGFIAQAAGAGDEAEVRAALARPLLMGAGLGVVIWLLQWPLAVGYFAVMDASDAVAATGREYFSARVWGAPAALALYALSGALVGLGRSRSLLAVQLLLNGLNAGLDVLLAGTLDLGARGIGLGTAIAEWTTCVVAAWLVWRVLRARHRDATHFLDWQRIADRARLRRTLVANGDIMVRTLCLLAGFGWFARQGATFGDATLAANHLLLQLVSFSAFFLDGFAYVAEAQVGRAVGARDRAGFRRAVRLTSELALATALLLAVSVWLGGDAVIKALTSLGEVATLAGVYLPWAGLYVLLSVAAFQLDGVFIGATGTRQMRNAGLISLAMFLACALPMAATWGNHGLWAAFVLFVVARVLALLPYYRRLERGLR; encoded by the coding sequence ATGACTGTTGCTTCCACCGCCCATGCCGACCCGTTGACCCGCGCCGGGATCGCCCGCCGGGCATGGCCGATCATCCTCGCCAACGCCTCGGTGCCGTTGCTCGGCCTGGTCGATACCGCGGTGATTGGCCACTACGGCAGCACGGCCGACCTTGGCGCGCTGGCGCTGGGCGCGCTGCTGTTCAACTTCGTCTACTGGAGCTTCGGCTTCCTGCGGATGGCCACCACCGGCTTCATCGCCCAGGCCGCCGGCGCCGGCGACGAGGCCGAGGTGCGTGCGGCGCTGGCGCGGCCGCTGCTGATGGGCGCGGGCCTGGGCGTAGTGATCTGGCTGCTGCAGTGGCCGTTGGCGGTGGGTTACTTCGCGGTGATGGATGCCAGCGATGCGGTGGCTGCGACCGGGCGTGAGTACTTCAGCGCCCGGGTCTGGGGCGCGCCAGCGGCGCTGGCGCTGTATGCACTCAGTGGCGCACTGGTCGGGCTGGGCCGCAGTCGCAGCCTGCTGGCCGTGCAGTTGCTGCTCAACGGTTTGAACGCCGGCCTGGACGTACTGCTGGCCGGCACGCTGGACCTGGGCGCGCGCGGCATCGGCTTGGGCACGGCGATCGCCGAATGGACCACCTGTGTTGTCGCGGCTTGGCTGGTGTGGCGTGTGCTGCGCGCACGCCATCGTGATGCGACGCACTTCCTGGACTGGCAGCGGATCGCCGATCGCGCGCGGCTGCGGCGCACGCTGGTGGCCAATGGCGACATCATGGTGCGCACGCTGTGCCTGCTGGCCGGCTTCGGCTGGTTTGCCCGGCAGGGCGCGACGTTCGGTGATGCCACGCTGGCGGCCAACCACCTGCTGCTGCAGCTGGTGTCCTTCAGTGCGTTCTTCCTCGATGGCTTTGCCTACGTGGCCGAGGCGCAGGTCGGCCGTGCGGTTGGCGCTCGTGACCGCGCCGGCTTCCGCCGCGCGGTGCGGCTGACCAGCGAACTGGCGCTGGCCACGGCGTTGCTGCTGGCCGTGAGCGTGTGGCTGGGTGGTGACGCGGTGATCAAAGCGCTGACCTCGCTCGGCGAGGTCGCCACGTTGGCCGGCGTCTATCTGCCGTGGGCGGGCCTGTACGTGCTGCTGTCAGTGGCCGCGTTCCAGCTCGATGGCGTGTTCATTGGCGCGACCGGCACGCGGCAGATGCGCAATGCGGGGCTGATCTCGCTGGCCATGTTCCTCGCCTGCGCGCTGCCGATGGCGGCGACCTGGGGCAACCACGGGTTATGGGCGGCCTTCGTGCTGTTCGTGGTGGCACGTGTGCTGGCGTTGCTGCCGTACTACCGGCGGCTGGAGCGCGGGCTGCGCTGA